A section of the Prevotella melaninogenica genome encodes:
- the pyrF gene encoding orotidine-5'-phosphate decarboxylase, with product MNRQQLINEIFTKKTFLCVGLDTDINKIPSHLKNEEDSIFAFNKAIIDATAPYCVAYKPNLAFYECYGLKGMLAFEKTIQYIKENHPNHFIIADAKRGDIGNTSKMYAQTFFEEYNLDSVTVAPYMGEDSVKPFLEYDGKWVILLALTSNKGSHDFQLTEDNQGERLFEKVLKKSQEWGTTENLMYVVGATQGKMFEDIRRIAPEHFLLVPGVGAQGGSLQEVCKYGMTKDCGLLVNSSRGIIYASTGTDYAEVAAIKAKELQEEMAIELERIAK from the coding sequence ATGAACAGACAACAGTTAATCAACGAAATCTTCACAAAAAAAACATTCTTATGTGTGGGACTTGACACTGATATTAACAAGATACCATCACACTTGAAGAATGAGGAAGATTCTATCTTTGCATTCAACAAGGCAATCATTGACGCAACAGCACCTTATTGCGTAGCCTACAAACCAAACCTTGCTTTCTATGAGTGCTATGGTTTGAAAGGTATGTTGGCATTTGAAAAGACCATTCAATACATAAAGGAAAACCATCCAAACCACTTTATCATTGCTGATGCTAAGCGTGGTGATATTGGCAATACCTCTAAGATGTATGCCCAGACTTTCTTCGAAGAATATAATCTTGACTCTGTTACCGTTGCTCCATACATGGGCGAAGACAGCGTAAAGCCTTTCCTTGAGTATGATGGAAAGTGGGTTATCCTCCTTGCATTGACAAGTAATAAAGGTAGCCACGACTTCCAGCTAACTGAAGATAATCAGGGTGAACGCCTCTTTGAGAAAGTCTTAAAGAAGTCACAGGAATGGGGAACAACCGAAAATCTCATGTACGTTGTAGGTGCAACACAAGGTAAGATGTTTGAAGACATTCGTCGTATAGCTCCAGAACATTTCCTTTTAGTACCAGGTGTTGGTGCACAGGGAGGTAGCTTACAGGAGGTTTGTAAGTATGGAATGACAAAGGATTGTGGTCTGTTGGTGAATTCATCACGTGGTATTATCTATGCAAGTACAGGTACAGACTATGCTGAAGTTGCTGCTATAAAGGCAAAAGAGCTGCAAGAAGAAATGGCTATTGAATTGGAACGTATTGCAAAATAA
- a CDS encoding flagellar biosynthesis protein FliQ → MNTETKPKKESKLDIDSNYDLRLVSTLSPAFRWVLTLPIAFIAMFAVQVGFGTLVKLINSNLPMGEIVSTIMLSTVMLAKYAIFVIAATSTAPVARNKKFIAAIAAAFIGALLCVGGTAISLSLSVSIDKTMLISTFVASILGLLLGVWKVRSTTSKPLTEENKASQL, encoded by the coding sequence ATGAACACAGAAACAAAACCAAAGAAAGAAAGCAAATTAGACATTGACAGCAACTATGATTTGCGACTTGTAAGCACGTTAAGCCCAGCATTTAGATGGGTTCTCACATTGCCAATAGCATTCATTGCAATGTTTGCTGTTCAGGTTGGATTTGGTACGCTCGTTAAACTCATCAATTCAAATTTACCGATGGGTGAAATTGTGAGTACTATTATGCTCAGTACTGTTATGCTGGCTAAGTATGCTATATTCGTAATTGCAGCAACATCAACTGCTCCAGTTGCACGAAATAAGAAGTTTATTGCAGCTATTGCAGCAGCATTTATTGGAGCATTACTATGTGTTGGCGGTACAGCAATCAGCCTTTCACTTTCTGTTTCAATTGATAAGACAATGTTAATCTCTACATTTGTAGCTTCTATTCTTGGTTTGTTATTAGGTGTATGGAAGGTTCGCAGCACAACTTCTAAACCTCTAACAGAAGAGAACAAAGCTTCGCAGCTATAA
- the prfA gene encoding peptide chain release factor 1 codes for MIDNNNILQKLDGLEARYEEVSTLITDPNVIADQSRYVKLTKEYKDLGDIMDARRRYINCLTTIKEAKDIIANESDAEMKEMAREELSENEALQPALEEEIKLLLVPKDPEDAKNVQMEIRGGAGGDEAALFAGDLFNMYKRYCDKKGWKLSITAVSEGTAGGFKEIDFAVEGDNVYGTLKYESGVHRVQRVPATETQGRMHTSAATVAVLPEADKFEVNINEGDIKWDTFRSSGAGGQNVNKVESGVRLRYPWKNPNTGEVEEILIECTETRDQPKNKERALSRLYTYIYDHEHQKYVDDIASRRKTLVSTGDRSAKIRTYNYPQGRVTDHRIGFTTHDLQGFMNGEIQDMIDALTVAENAEKLKETEL; via the coding sequence ATGATAGATAACAACAATATATTACAAAAACTCGACGGACTTGAGGCCCGTTATGAAGAAGTATCAACACTTATAACTGATCCTAATGTCATTGCTGATCAGTCACGTTATGTGAAGCTGACAAAGGAATATAAAGACCTTGGCGACATTATGGATGCTCGTCGCCGTTATATTAATTGTCTTACCACTATCAAAGAGGCAAAGGATATCATTGCTAATGAGAGTGATGCAGAGATGAAAGAGATGGCACGTGAGGAGTTATCAGAGAACGAAGCGCTTCAACCAGCACTCGAAGAGGAAATCAAGTTGTTGCTTGTACCAAAGGATCCAGAGGATGCTAAGAATGTTCAAATGGAGATTCGTGGTGGTGCTGGTGGTGATGAAGCTGCACTCTTTGCTGGTGATCTCTTCAATATGTACAAACGCTATTGTGACAAGAAGGGCTGGAAACTCTCTATCACAGCCGTATCGGAAGGTACTGCAGGTGGTTTCAAGGAGATTGACTTTGCCGTTGAGGGTGATAATGTCTATGGTACATTAAAGTATGAGTCAGGTGTTCATCGTGTACAACGTGTACCTGCCACCGAGACACAAGGTCGTATGCACACATCCGCTGCGACAGTAGCCGTATTGCCAGAGGCTGATAAGTTCGAAGTAAATATCAACGAAGGCGATATCAAGTGGGACACATTCCGTTCAAGTGGTGCTGGTGGTCAGAATGTAAATAAGGTTGAATCTGGTGTACGTCTGCGCTATCCATGGAAGAATCCTAACACGGGTGAGGTTGAAGAAATCCTTATCGAGTGTACCGAAACACGTGATCAGCCAAAGAATAAGGAGCGCGCATTGAGCCGTCTTTATACTTACATCTATGATCACGAGCATCAGAAGTATGTCGATGACATCGCAAGCCGTCGTAAGACTCTGGTATCAACTGGTGACCGTAGTGCCAAGATTCGTACATATAACTACCCACAGGGCCGTGTTACCGACCATCGTATCGGCTTCACAACTCACGACCTTCAGGGCTTCATGAATGGTGAAATCCAAGACATGATTGACGCTTTGACCGTAGCAGAAAATGCAGAAAAGTTGAAGGAAACAGAGTTGTAA
- a CDS encoding AIR synthase-related protein codes for MNNRYMMRGVSAAKEDVHNAIKNIDKGLYPQAFCKIIPDILGGDPEYCNIMHADGAGTKSALAYMYWKETGDLSVWRGIAQDAIVMNTDDLLCVGAVDNILVSSTIGRNKMLVPGEVISAIINGTDELLADMRKMGIGIYPTGGETADVGDLVRTIIVDSTVTCRMRREDVIDNANIRPGDVIVGLSSTGQATYETRYNGGMGSNGLTSARHDVFAKYLAENYPESYDHAVPEDLVYSGKYKLTDAVEGSPINAGELVLSPTRTYAPVIKRLLDELRPEVHGMVHCTGGAQTKVLHFVNENCRVVKDNMFPVPPLFRAIKECSGTDWKEMYQVFNMGHRMEIYVRPEVTEQVIAISKEFNIDAQIVGHIEEGKRSLTIKSEFGTFEY; via the coding sequence ATGAACAACAGATACATGATGCGCGGCGTAAGTGCTGCTAAGGAAGATGTGCATAATGCCATCAAGAACATTGACAAAGGTCTTTACCCACAGGCTTTCTGTAAGATTATCCCTGATATTCTTGGTGGAGACCCAGAGTATTGCAACATTATGCACGCTGATGGTGCTGGCACAAAGTCTGCCTTGGCTTACATGTATTGGAAGGAAACAGGCGACCTTAGCGTATGGCGTGGTATTGCACAGGATGCTATCGTAATGAATACGGACGACTTGCTCTGTGTGGGTGCAGTAGACAACATCCTTGTTAGCTCAACCATTGGTCGTAATAAGATGCTTGTACCAGGCGAGGTTATCTCTGCTATCATCAATGGTACTGACGAGCTCTTGGCTGATATGCGCAAGATGGGCATCGGCATCTACCCTACTGGTGGTGAGACAGCTGATGTCGGTGACCTTGTTCGTACGATTATCGTAGATTCTACTGTTACCTGCCGTATGCGCCGTGAAGATGTTATTGACAATGCAAACATCCGTCCAGGCGATGTGATAGTAGGTCTTTCATCTACTGGTCAGGCGACATACGAGACACGCTATAATGGTGGTATGGGAAGCAATGGTCTGACTTCTGCACGCCATGATGTATTTGCTAAATATCTTGCCGAGAACTATCCAGAGAGTTATGACCACGCTGTACCAGAAGATTTAGTGTACAGTGGTAAGTATAAACTAACCGATGCTGTTGAGGGAAGTCCTATCAATGCAGGTGAGTTGGTACTCTCTCCTACTCGTACTTACGCTCCTGTTATCAAGCGATTATTAGACGAATTGCGTCCAGAGGTTCATGGTATGGTACATTGTACAGGTGGTGCACAAACTAAAGTACTACACTTCGTAAATGAGAATTGCCGTGTCGTCAAAGACAATATGTTCCCAGTACCTCCACTCTTCCGTGCTATCAAGGAGTGTAGCGGTACAGACTGGAAGGAGATGTATCAGGTCTTCAACATGGGACATCGCATGGAAATCTACGTTCGTCCAGAGGTTACTGAGCAGGTTATTGCCATCAGCAAGGAGTTCAACATCGATGCACAGATTGTCGGACACATCGAAGAAGGCAAGCGCAGCTTGACGATTAAGAGCGAGTTTGGTACATTTGAATATTGA
- the kdsB gene encoding 3-deoxy-manno-octulosonate cytidylyltransferase yields the protein MKFIGIIPARYSSSRFPGKPLAILGGKAVIEHVYRQVSSIMEDVFVATDDQRIYDAVESFGGKAIMTRTDHQSGTDRICEALDKVGGDFDIVINIQGDEPFIQKSQLETVMQCFDDPRTQIATLGKPFESMEAVENPNSPKIVLDNDGYALYFSRSVIPFVRGKESEEWLSNFPFLKHIGLYAYRTEVLREVSRLPQSPLELAESLEQLRWLQNGYKIKVGLTDVETIGIDTPEDLQRAEEKLNNL from the coding sequence ATGAAATTTATTGGAATTATCCCTGCTCGCTATAGCTCTTCACGCTTTCCTGGCAAACCTTTAGCAATACTTGGAGGAAAAGCTGTAATAGAACATGTTTACAGACAAGTAAGTAGCATAATGGAAGATGTATTTGTTGCTACAGACGACCAGCGTATCTACGATGCTGTAGAGTCGTTTGGCGGTAAGGCAATAATGACTCGCACCGACCATCAGAGTGGCACAGACAGAATCTGCGAAGCACTCGACAAAGTGGGGGGAGACTTTGATATCGTTATCAACATACAAGGCGATGAACCTTTCATACAGAAAAGTCAGCTTGAAACTGTTATGCAGTGTTTTGACGACCCACGTACACAGATTGCAACACTCGGCAAACCTTTTGAGTCAATGGAGGCTGTAGAGAATCCTAATTCACCTAAGATTGTACTCGACAACGATGGCTATGCACTTTATTTCTCTCGCTCAGTCATTCCGTTTGTACGTGGTAAGGAGAGCGAAGAATGGCTTTCGAATTTCCCATTCCTCAAACATATTGGACTCTATGCTTACCGCACAGAAGTACTTCGTGAAGTAAGTCGTCTCCCACAATCACCACTTGAATTAGCAGAAAGTCTTGAACAGCTACGCTGGTTACAGAACGGATATAAAATAAAGGTAGGTCTTACGGATGTTGAAACCATTGGTATTGATACACCAGAAGACCTTCAGCGAGCTGAAGAAAAATTAAATAACCTATAA
- a CDS encoding Rossmann-like and DUF2520 domain-containing protein: MMKVTLIGAGNLATQLGKSLKKTGVTISQVYSRTEESARTLGELLEAEWLTDIKALRDEADVYIFSVKDSALSELITEVCKGRGDKLFLHTAGSMPMSCFEGKALHYGVFYPMQTFSKAKDVCFENIPVFIEGDSAETAEVIRSLANKLSQRVIRLSSADRKYLHLAAVWACNFTNYCYTVASDILSEHGIPFDVMLPLINETTEKIQNISPKEAQTGPAVRGDKNVMSQQLELMSDRTDLQELYKMLSKGINPLLEGSTLDKID, encoded by the coding sequence ATGATGAAGGTTACATTGATTGGTGCTGGTAATCTTGCCACACAGTTGGGTAAATCGTTGAAGAAGACTGGTGTCACTATCAGTCAAGTGTATAGTCGTACTGAAGAGTCTGCCCGAACGTTAGGTGAATTGCTTGAGGCAGAGTGGCTAACAGATATAAAAGCACTTCGCGATGAAGCTGATGTTTATATCTTCTCAGTGAAAGATAGTGCTCTCAGTGAACTGATTACAGAGGTCTGTAAGGGTAGGGGAGATAAGCTTTTTCTCCATACAGCAGGCTCAATGCCAATGAGTTGTTTTGAAGGAAAGGCACTACATTATGGTGTGTTTTACCCTATGCAGACATTTTCTAAGGCGAAGGATGTATGTTTTGAGAATATACCAGTGTTTATTGAAGGTGATTCAGCAGAAACAGCAGAGGTTATTAGAAGTCTTGCCAATAAACTATCTCAGCGTGTGATAAGGCTGTCTTCTGCAGATAGAAAGTATCTACATTTAGCTGCTGTTTGGGCTTGTAACTTTACAAATTACTGTTATACGGTAGCTTCTGATATTCTCAGTGAGCATGGTATACCATTCGACGTGATGTTGCCATTGATTAATGAGACAACAGAGAAGATACAGAATATTAGTCCTAAGGAGGCGCAGACTGGACCTGCGGTGCGTGGAGATAAGAATGTTATGAGTCAACAATTGGAGTTGATGAGTGATAGAACGGATTTACAAGAGCTTTATAAAATGCTTTCAAAGGGTATTAATCCACTCTTGGAAGGTTCTACTTTAGATAAAATAGATTAA
- a CDS encoding KdsC family phosphatase, producing MINYDLKKIKAVVFDVDGVLSASTIQMDDKGEPLRTINIKDGYAIQLAVKHGLQLAIMTGGHNENIRFRYEYLGVKDVYISCSVKIRTWEEFLKKYDLKEDEIIYVGDDIPDYEVMKRAGCPCCPKDACAEIKEISTYISDCKGGYGVARDILEQVMKAQGKWVLNEKAFGW from the coding sequence ATGATAAACTACGATTTAAAGAAGATAAAGGCTGTTGTCTTTGATGTTGATGGTGTATTGTCTGCTTCTACTATTCAAATGGATGATAAGGGAGAGCCACTTCGCACGATTAATATCAAAGATGGTTATGCTATACAACTGGCTGTAAAACATGGATTACAGCTTGCTATTATGACGGGTGGACATAATGAGAATATCCGTTTTCGTTATGAATACCTTGGCGTTAAGGATGTTTATATTAGCTGTTCGGTAAAGATACGCACTTGGGAAGAGTTCCTTAAGAAGTATGATTTGAAGGAAGATGAGATCATTTACGTTGGTGATGACATCCCAGATTATGAAGTGATGAAACGTGCTGGCTGCCCTTGTTGTCCAAAAGATGCTTGTGCAGAAATCAAAGAGATATCAACCTATATCAGTGATTGTAAGGGGGGATATGGCGTTGCACGTGATATTCTTGAGCAGGTGATGAAGGCGCAAGGGAAATGGGTGTTGAATGAAAAGGCCTTTGGTTGGTAA
- a CDS encoding Maf-like protein has translation MKHIILASNSPRRRELLAGLDLEFEVKVLPNIDESYPDNLPAAEVAGYISREKAAPYRALIGEGDLVITADTVVIVGDEVLGKPKDAEDARRMLQLISGRTHQVITGVCLLTSDKEHAFSVTTDVTFKQLSEDEINYYIEHYKPFDKAGAYGIQEWIGYVGVTSINGSYFNVMGLPVQRLWEEIKKL, from the coding sequence ATGAAGCATATTATACTTGCGAGTAATTCGCCTCGTAGACGAGAACTTTTAGCAGGGTTGGACTTGGAGTTTGAGGTAAAAGTACTGCCTAATATTGATGAGTCTTATCCTGATAATCTACCTGCTGCTGAAGTAGCGGGCTATATTTCTCGTGAGAAGGCAGCCCCCTATCGTGCCTTGATAGGGGAGGGCGACCTTGTTATTACGGCTGATACGGTGGTAATAGTTGGAGATGAAGTACTTGGAAAGCCTAAGGATGCGGAGGATGCACGTCGTATGCTTCAGCTTATCAGCGGTAGAACGCATCAGGTTATTACGGGTGTTTGTTTGTTAACAAGTGATAAGGAACATGCTTTTTCAGTGACAACTGACGTTACTTTCAAGCAGCTTTCAGAGGATGAAATTAACTATTATATTGAGCATTACAAGCCTTTCGATAAAGCAGGAGCTTATGGTATTCAGGAATGGATTGGCTATGTTGGAGTTACATCAATCAACGGTAGCTATTTTAATGTTATGGGATTGCCTGTGCAAAGACTGTGGGAAGAAATAAAGAAGTTGTAA
- the rlmH gene encoding 23S rRNA (pseudouridine(1915)-N(3))-methyltransferase RlmH, which translates to MKTILILVGKTQSKIFKVGIDDYVSRIEHYMPFSITTIPELKNTKSLSEDQQKQKEGELILKEIQPSDTVVLLDEHGAEFRSVEYANWLKQKQNTARRLVFIIGGPYGFSSDVYARANEKISLSRMTFSHQMVRLIFTEQLYRACTIIKGEPYHHE; encoded by the coding sequence ATGAAAACAATTCTCATCCTTGTAGGGAAAACGCAGAGTAAGATATTTAAGGTTGGTATAGATGATTATGTCAGTCGTATTGAGCATTATATGCCATTTAGTATTACTACAATCCCAGAATTAAAAAATACGAAAAGCCTTTCTGAAGATCAACAAAAACAAAAGGAAGGTGAATTGATTTTGAAAGAAATTCAGCCTTCTGATACGGTCGTATTGTTAGATGAACATGGTGCAGAATTTCGTTCTGTTGAATATGCTAATTGGCTGAAACAAAAACAAAACACGGCTCGTCGACTTGTTTTTATTATTGGTGGACCGTATGGTTTTTCCTCAGATGTTTATGCACGTGCCAATGAAAAAATCTCATTATCACGTATGACTTTCTCGCATCAGATGGTCAGACTCATCTTTACAGAGCAACTTTATCGTGCTTGTACAATTATTAAAGGTGAACCATATCACCATGAGTAA
- a CDS encoding HAD family hydrolase, whose product MKEFDTYIFDLDGTLLSTLNDLAASTNYALRWAGMPERTIEEIRMFVGNGVKLLMERAIPNGSNNPKFKETYAKFREHYMEHNLDTTCSYEGIPELLSELKHHGKKLAIVSNKFYAATQDLAKHFFPDTIEVAIGERETIRKKPAPDTVLEALRQLGVSKEGAVYIGDSDVDIMTAKNCGLPCISVLWGFRDKDFLIQHGGTIFVDKPTDILYD is encoded by the coding sequence ATGAAAGAATTTGATACATATATCTTTGATTTAGATGGTACGCTGCTAAGTACATTAAACGACTTAGCTGCAAGTACAAATTACGCACTTCGCTGGGCTGGAATGCCAGAACGAACAATAGAAGAAATACGTATGTTTGTGGGAAATGGAGTAAAACTACTCATGGAACGGGCTATTCCTAATGGTAGTAATAACCCTAAATTTAAGGAGACATACGCCAAGTTTCGTGAACATTATATGGAGCATAACCTTGACACAACCTGCTCATACGAAGGTATTCCAGAGTTATTAAGCGAATTAAAGCATCACGGCAAGAAACTTGCTATTGTGAGTAATAAGTTCTATGCAGCAACACAAGACCTTGCAAAACATTTCTTTCCTGACACAATAGAGGTCGCAATAGGAGAGCGCGAAACTATTAGAAAGAAGCCAGCACCAGACACCGTGTTAGAGGCTCTTCGGCAATTGGGCGTATCAAAGGAAGGTGCTGTGTATATTGGTGACAGTGATGTAGACATAATGACAGCCAAAAACTGCGGATTACCATGTATCAGTGTACTTTGGGGTTTTCGTGATAAAGATTTCTTGATACAGCATGGCGGGACTATATTTGTAGACAAACCAACAGACATTCTCTATGATTAA
- the mltG gene encoding endolytic transglycosylase MltG — protein sequence MAKSKGKNKGKSSRWIIVAIFAILAGVAYFLFFSGMSRTGKEEYVLIDEDDNIDSVYVKLQPISTPQGFWVFKQLAGVMGYADNIRPGRYVVGSSGSLQTSRHIINGLQAPVKITIRSVRTIEDLATDVSEKLMFSRSELLSRLQSKEVCKKYGFTPETIPAMFIPNTYDFYWNTSVDKFLDKMSEENKKFWNFERKEKAKQAGFTESEIVTLASIVDEETDNEAEMPKIAGMYINRLHINMPLQADPTVKFATKNFTARRIYQKWLTVDNPYNTYKYRGLPPGPIRIPSVAAIDAVLDYVHHDYIYMCAKEDFSGTHNFAKTYEEHQVNAAKYAKALNERGIN from the coding sequence ATGGCAAAATCTAAAGGAAAGAATAAGGGAAAATCATCCCGTTGGATTATTGTTGCAATTTTTGCGATATTAGCAGGTGTAGCATACTTTCTCTTCTTCTCGGGAATGTCCCGTACTGGAAAAGAAGAATACGTTCTCATTGATGAGGATGATAACATAGACTCTGTATATGTTAAGCTTCAACCAATCTCTACTCCTCAGGGCTTTTGGGTATTTAAGCAGCTTGCAGGAGTTATGGGCTATGCAGACAATATTCGCCCAGGTAGATATGTTGTAGGGTCATCAGGTTCTCTTCAAACTTCACGTCATATCATTAATGGTCTTCAAGCACCTGTGAAGATTACGATTAGATCAGTAAGAACAATTGAAGATCTTGCCACTGATGTGAGCGAAAAGCTAATGTTCTCACGTTCAGAACTCCTTTCACGTCTTCAATCAAAGGAGGTTTGTAAGAAATATGGTTTTACTCCAGAAACTATTCCAGCAATGTTTATTCCTAATACATACGATTTCTATTGGAATACATCTGTTGATAAGTTCCTCGATAAGATGAGTGAGGAGAACAAGAAGTTCTGGAACTTTGAGCGTAAAGAGAAGGCAAAACAGGCGGGTTTCACTGAAAGTGAGATTGTAACGCTTGCAAGTATTGTTGACGAAGAAACTGACAATGAGGCTGAGATGCCAAAGATTGCAGGTATGTATATCAATCGTCTACATATTAATATGCCATTGCAGGCAGACCCAACAGTAAAGTTTGCGACAAAGAACTTTACTGCTCGCCGTATCTATCAGAAGTGGCTTACAGTTGATAATCCGTATAATACCTATAAATATCGTGGTCTTCCTCCTGGACCGATTCGTATTCCTTCAGTGGCAGCTATTGATGCTGTATTGGATTATGTTCATCATGATTATATCTACATGTGTGCTAAGGAGGATTTTAGTGGTACACACAACTTTGCCAAGACATACGAAGAGCATCAAGTGAATGCTGCAAAGTATGCTAAAGCTTTGAATGAACGTGGTATAAATTAA
- a CDS encoding RluA family pseudouridine synthase produces the protein MEVLYEDNHIIIVYKEAGEIVQGDKTGDEPLSEIVKQWIKEKYQKPGNVFLGVVHRLDRPVAGLVVFAKTSKALTRLNDMFRNGEVHKTYWAIVTRPPFETEATLTDWLVRNERQNKSYAYNHQVPTSKKSILHYKVINQSERYTLLEINLMTGRHHQIRCQLSNMDCPIKGDLKYGAPRSNPDGSICLLSHRVEFIHPVSKEKICIESPLPKDNLWQAIGNF, from the coding sequence ATGGAAGTACTTTACGAAGATAATCATATCATCATCGTCTACAAAGAGGCAGGCGAGATAGTACAAGGCGATAAAACAGGTGATGAACCTTTATCAGAGATTGTCAAACAATGGATAAAGGAGAAATACCAGAAACCAGGAAATGTATTTTTAGGTGTTGTCCATAGACTTGACCGCCCTGTAGCAGGATTAGTTGTCTTTGCCAAGACATCAAAAGCACTTACAAGGCTAAACGATATGTTCCGTAATGGTGAGGTACATAAGACTTATTGGGCTATTGTTACGCGTCCACCATTTGAAACAGAAGCAACACTAACAGACTGGCTTGTACGTAATGAGCGACAAAATAAGAGTTACGCTTATAATCATCAGGTCCCAACTTCTAAGAAATCTATCTTACATTATAAAGTAATCAACCAGTCAGAACGTTACACACTATTAGAGATTAATCTGATGACAGGCCGTCATCATCAGATTCGTTGCCAGCTATCTAACATGGATTGTCCTATAAAAGGCGATTTGAAATATGGTGCTCCACGTTCTAACCCAGATGGAAGTATCTGCTTGTTGAGCCACCGCGTTGAATTTATTCACCCTGTTTCAAAGGAGAAGATTTGTATAGAATCACCGCTGCCTAAAGATAATCTTTGGCAAGCAATAGGTAATTTCTAA
- the fabG gene encoding 3-oxoacyl-[acyl-carrier-protein] reductase, with the protein MKLLEGKTALITGAARGIGKAIALKFAEEGANVAFTDLVIDENGKATEAEIAAFGVKAKGYASNAADFAQSEEVVKQVKEEFGSIDILINNAGITKDGLMLRMTEQQWDAVIAVNLKSAFNFIHACVPVMMRQRGGSIINMASVVGVHGNAGQANYAASKAGMIALAKSVAQEMGPKGIRANAIAPGFIDTAMTQALDDDIRKEWTSKIPLRRGGTVEDIANTAVYLGSELSSYVTGQVLQVDGGMNM; encoded by the coding sequence ATGAAATTATTGGAAGGTAAGACAGCCCTGATTACAGGTGCTGCACGTGGTATTGGTAAGGCTATCGCATTGAAGTTTGCAGAGGAGGGTGCAAACGTTGCATTCACCGACCTCGTTATCGACGAGAATGGCAAAGCAACTGAGGCAGAGATTGCTGCTTTTGGTGTTAAAGCTAAGGGTTATGCAAGTAATGCTGCAGACTTCGCACAGTCTGAAGAGGTTGTAAAGCAGGTTAAGGAGGAGTTCGGTTCTATTGATATCCTCATTAATAATGCTGGTATTACAAAGGATGGTCTTATGCTTCGTATGACTGAGCAGCAGTGGGATGCTGTTATCGCAGTAAACCTTAAGAGTGCCTTCAACTTCATTCACGCTTGTGTACCAGTAATGATGCGTCAGCGTGGCGGTAGCATTATCAACATGGCGAGTGTTGTTGGTGTTCATGGTAATGCTGGTCAGGCTAACTATGCTGCATCAAAGGCTGGTATGATTGCTTTGGCTAAGAGCGTTGCTCAGGAGATGGGGCCTAAGGGTATTCGTGCAAATGCTATTGCTCCAGGTTTCATTGATACAGCTATGACACAGGCTTTGGACGACGATATTCGTAAGGAATGGACTTCAAAGATTCCTCTCCGTCGTGGTGGTACTGTTGAAGATATTGCAAACACAGCTGTTTACCTTGGTTCTGAACTGTCAAGCTATGTTACAGGTCAGGTTCTCCAGGTTGACGGTGGTATGAATATGTAA
- a CDS encoding TetR/AcrR family transcriptional regulator: MSISKTRQKLVDVARQLFAKNGIANTTMNDIAKASGKGRRTLYTYFKSKDDVYYAVIESELERLSDKLDEVAAKNISPQDKIIELIYTHLSMIKETVMRNGNLRAEFFRNIWMVEKARKNFDEDEIELFRKVYSDAKEDGDFDIENVELVADITHYCIKGLEVPFIYGRLGHGLTEESSRPLVAKVVYGALGKSGLK, encoded by the coding sequence ATGTCAATATCAAAAACTAGACAAAAGCTTGTTGATGTAGCACGCCAACTTTTTGCAAAAAATGGCATTGCCAACACAACGATGAATGACATCGCTAAGGCTTCAGGTAAAGGTAGACGTACGCTCTATACTTACTTTAAGAGTAAGGATGACGTGTATTATGCTGTGATTGAGTCGGAGCTGGAACGCTTGTCAGATAAGTTGGACGAAGTAGCTGCAAAGAATATCAGCCCTCAGGATAAAATCATCGAACTTATTTACACTCATCTTAGTATGATTAAAGAAACTGTGATGCGTAATGGTAATCTACGTGCAGAGTTCTTTAGGAATATATGGATGGTAGAGAAGGCGCGAAAGAATTTTGATGAGGACGAAATCGAGCTCTTCCGTAAGGTTTATTCTGATGCCAAGGAAGATGGAGATTTTGATATTGAAAACGTTGAACTTGTAGCGGACATCACACACTATTGTATCAAAGGACTCGAAGTTCCATTTATCTATGGTCGCTTAGGTCATGGACTAACAGAGGAGTCTTCACGTCCACTTGTTGCTAAAGTTGTGTATGGCGCATTAGGAAAGAGCGGACTGAAATAA